In Nitrospirota bacterium, the DNA window CAAAAAAAGGTTTTATAGAGAAACTCGATGCTGTTTTCAGCAGGGATATTATCGATGAGGAAACCCTCTTAGAGCTTGAAGAGATACTTATAAGCTCGGATGTTGGCATAAAGGCAACTGAAGAGATAGTTAGGTCGTTAAAGGGAAAAGAAAAAGAGATAAAAGGCAGTAAAGGAGGAATCAGGGAATTCCTTAAGAATGAGATGTCTGGGCTTTTAGGCAGGCCCGAGCCTCTCATTATCTATGGCGAGAAGCCTTTTGTAATACTTGCAGTTGGCGTTAACGGTGTTGGAAAGACCACGACAATCGGAAAACTCGCAAGTAGGTTTGTTGGAGAAGGTAAGTCGGTGATTCTTTCAGCCTCTGATACATTCAGGGCAGCTGCAATCGAACAGATTGAAGTCTGGGCAAAAAGAGCAGGGGCACAGCTCATAAAGCATCAAAGCGGCTCGGACCCAGCCGCTGTTTCTTTCGATGCAGTTCAAGCAGGTAAACACAGGGCAGTGGATATTGTTATCGTAGATACAGCAGGAAGGCTACACACAAAGGCTCCTCTTATGGAAGAACTGAGAAAGGT includes these proteins:
- the ftsY gene encoding signal recognition particle-docking protein FtsY, whose translation is MGIFDRLKTGLLKTKKGFIEKLDAVFSRDIIDEETLLELEEILISSDVGIKATEEIVRSLKGKEKEIKGSKGGIREFLKNEMSGLLGRPEPLIIYGEKPFVILAVGVNGVGKTTTIGKLASRFVGEGKSVILSASDTFRAAAIEQIEVWAKRAGAQLIKHQSGSDPAAVSFDAVQAGKHRAVDIVIVDTAGRLHTKAPLMEELRKVKRVIEKALPGAPHEVLLVVDATTGQNALRQAKMFNDAVGVTGIALAKLDGTAKGGIVFAIKKELGIPVRLIGIGEGIDDLRDFNPKEFVEALFS